CAATAGGGCCACCGGTTATAGAATCACTGCGAAGTATAACCCATTTGCCATTTGATGCCCATCTTATGATAGTAGAACCGGAAAAACATATAGATGCATTTATAAAAGCCGGTGTAAATATGGTATCTTTTCATATGGATGCAACAATCCATGCCCATAGATTGGTAGATTATATAAAATCAAACGGAGTAAAAGCAGGAGTAGTATTAAATCCTGCTACACCGGTAAATACCTTAGAAGAGATTATCTACTATATAGATTATGTATTAATAATGTCTGTAAATCCCGGTTTTGGAGGACAAAAATTTATTCCACAAACTGCAAATAAAATAACAAAACTAAAAGAACTTATTTCAAAAGTAGAAAGAGAAGATATCCTGATAGAAATAGATGGCGGTATAAATGAAGAGAATATATCTTTATTAAGTAATCTTGGAGTAAATATCTTTGTTGCCGGTAATTCAATTTTTAAAGCCAAAGACAAAAAAGAAGCAGTAAAAAAGTTAAAAGAAAAGATGAAAGAAATATAGTTCTTTATTCTTATAAAACTTGTTGCAAATTATATCAAAAGACTATATAGTATTATATATGAAATCCTATAAAAGAGCATTAAGCATTAGGATAAGTGGAAAACAAAGAAAAGATAGAGTTTTAAATCTACAATACGAATTAGCACATTTTAGAAATCTCATTATTATCTTTAACCAAATCTATTACAAAAATTATGGATATATAATTTTAAACGAAAGTTATTTATTTAATCTATTATCAGATAAACCATATAGACCAAGAGATACAAAAGATGAAAATGGCAATATTAAAAAATCTAAAGAAGAAAAATTAAAAGAATATAATTGTATTTTACAAAATATTGAGAAAAATCAAGAATTAAAAAATTTTATAGTTAAACTAAAACAGCAAAAAGATAAGACAAAAAACAATTATGCAGTCCAATCAATAATAAGGCAGTATATAGGTAATTACAACAGTTATTTCAAATCTTTAAAAGAATACAATAAAAATCCAAGCAAATTCAGAGGGAAACCAAGACCACCGAAAGTAAAGAAATTAAAGGACATTATATCTTTTACCATTGAATTAGATACAAGGAGTTTTGAGATTGTAAATAATAAATATCTATTAGTTAAATTAACCTTTGATAATAAAAACTCAAAATATATAAAGGTTAAATTACCTGATTACATAGATAAACAAAAGATAAAATCCATAAGAATAAAAACCATAGGAAGTGATGCTTATATTGATGTGATTTATACAAAAGAAATAAAAATTCCTGAAATAGAAAAGCAATATATAGCAGGAATAGATTTAGGATTAAATAATCTATTAACGATATTTAGCAATAATCCGGATTTAAAAACCCTAATAATAAGTGGTAAAGAGACAAAATCATTTAATCAATGGTTTAATAAAGAGAAATCAAAAATACAATCAGAAATAGATTTATTGCAAAACCAGATAAACAAACTATCAAAAGATTATTTAAATATAGATAATCTTAGATTACAGATAAAAACATTAATAAATAAACAAAAACAATTATCTGCATTCAGAGAAAGATATTTAAATAACATATTCCATCAAATAACAAGGAAAATAGCAGATTATCTATATGAAACCGGGCATAAAAAGGTAATATTAGGAAATGGAGCAACAAATAGTAAAGATGGCATAGATTTAGGGAATAAAACAAACCAACATTTTGTAAGCATACCATTTAGAAAAATAATTGATATGTTAAAATATAAACTTGAAGAATATGGAATAGAAACAGAAGAA
Above is a genomic segment from Venenivibrio stagnispumantis containing:
- the rpe gene encoding ribulose-phosphate 3-epimerase, whose protein sequence is MKYLAPSILSADFSRLYDEIKEVEEAGADIIHLDVMDGRYVPNITIGPPVIESLRSITHLPFDAHLMIVEPEKHIDAFIKAGVNMVSFHMDATIHAHRLVDYIKSNGVKAGVVLNPATPVNTLEEIIYYIDYVLIMSVNPGFGGQKFIPQTANKITKLKELISKVEREDILIEIDGGINEENISLLSNLGVNIFVAGNSIFKAKDKKEAVKKLKEKMKEI
- a CDS encoding transposase; this translates as MKSYKRALSIRISGKQRKDRVLNLQYELAHFRNLIIIFNQIYYKNYGYIILNESYLFNLLSDKPYRPRDTKDENGNIKKSKEEKLKEYNCILQNIEKNQELKNFIVKLKQQKDKTKNNYAVQSIIRQYIGNYNSYFKSLKEYNKNPSKFRGKPRPPKVKKLKDIISFTIELDTRSFEIVNNKYLLVKLTFDNKNSKYIKVKLPDYIDKQKIKSIRIKTIGSDAYIDVIYTKEIKIPEIEKQYIAGIDLGLNNLLTIFSNNPDLKTLIISGKETKSFNQWFNKEKSKIQSEIDLLQNQINKLSKDYLNIDNLRLQIKTLINKQKQLSAFRERYLNNIFHQITRKIADYLYETGHKKVILGNGATNSKDGIDLGNKTNQHFVSIPFRKIIDMLKYKLEEYGIETEETSEEFTSKTSPFANLNKVLEIGEEYLKVKRELNNTNLLEEELNQLKEKEKELKERLNTLYNGKRVKRGLFKDFITNKIFNADAVGSYNILRKVAMPLINDTKLLIDKLSRPIKLKIKDLLQVSREFVVEMLQITGSRQNRVLCKIVEGYNFL